The Argentina anserina unplaced genomic scaffold, drPotAnse1.1, whole genome shotgun sequence genome segment GAACAGAAATCCTCGTTTCGCGTTAgaatgaagaaagaaagaaagaaagaaagtcaatctagatagagagaaaaagaaaagagcgACCGCAAAGTGGTCATGTCGTGACCGTCGGCTTCTCTTCAACTGAAACAACTTTATTATTATCATGCCAACAATaccgacgacgacgacgactacgacgattgttgttgttgttgcggctgctgctgctgctgctgctgctggggCGATAAGTTGATTAACGCCGCTCGATCAGCTACTTTTGTTGCCATTgtcggccgccgccgccgccgccgagaGGCAGCAAACACCTGACCGTGTTTGTTGTGTTTGCTGCCTCTCGGTGGCGGCGGCAGCGGCCAGAttaggccaggccaggccaggccaggtGAAGACACACCAGCAGCAAGGAGGTTGCGTAATATTCATTAAGGATAAATTTTCACATTACTGGCGCTCATTTGAGTTGCGCTGCGGCTGCTgcagccgccgccgccgccatcAGGTCGAGTCGAGCAATGAGACGCAGCCTGGATTTGGATTGCGGATTCGCGCGGAGAGATTCGCGACTCGAGATAGTCGGTCGGTCGGTCGGTCGGTCGGTCGGTCGGTCGGTCGGTCGGTTAGTTAGTTAGTTGGTTTGGTCCGGTTCGGGTCTGGTTTTGGCGCGAAACGTTCTCACAAAATCCCATTACATTTGGCGCAATCGCGCGAGATCCTGGCCGCCGATTAGCAGCAACAGCAACAGCAgaagccgccgccgccgccgccgccgcagtTTGTTGCTGCAAGCCGCAACAGAAGCAAACGGCCGCCGCTCTCAAGAGAAGCGGCGGCAGCGGCAGTGGCAGCGCCAGCCAAGCGCATGAGCGGCCCAACCACAACCGAGCCAAACTATCTAGCATTCGATGATGATGCTGACGCTGCtgatgctgctgctgctgctgctgatgatgatgatgatgaaatgaTCCATCTTTTCGCTCAGTTCGGGTGCCTACAAAAACGATTCATTCATTTGCAAGACGATgcagccgccgccgccgccggagAGCCGGCCAACCCTTCAGTTTCTTATAGGCTGGCTCGATAATCATCATCATGGCTTCGAGCGAGccgctttcttcttcttcttctgtaaAGAGGCTGGCTAACTGAGAGACTAAAACAACAAGATTGAATGCAAATTAGCACAGTCCAGCGAGAGACTGGCTTGATTTTGCAGCTCGGGGGCTAAGAAGCGGCTCTTAGGGCGAAGCTCGAATTAGGCTGTGCCGTCTTCTCGTTGAGGTTGGTCTCCATTCGAGACAGGCTGGCTGGCTGGCTTATTCATTGAACAGGCTAACGAGAGCAAGCGAAACAGGGAACAACAATACAGGTGCTCATGTTGATCTCCACTCGcgtaattatttattattaatagTTTCGGTGCTCCAGTTGCTCATTGCGAGCCGGACAACATTTACAAAAAGCGCCTAAAAAGAGGTGGGGCTAACTTTTTAATCAAAAAGCGAGCCCCAAAGTAAGAGAGGAATCAGCCATGGAGTTGCCTGTTTGAGTTGGCCGAGCAACTCGTTGACTCGCCGTCTTGGTCGTCGGTTTGCTCTTCGTCTTGGTCTTCGTCTTCGTCCAAATCGAGCACCGGCATCGTCGCTCGGCCACTTTTGGCCAGGTAGCGAGTCGAGTTTCGTCCGGCCGCCGGCTGATGCGGCTGCTGCTGGTGCTGATGCGGCCGCCGTTCGCCGAATTCCAGCAGCTCGTCTGGTTCGCTTCTCTGCTCGCAATCCAAGCCGCCGGCGGTGCTTAAATCGTGTGATTGCACGAGCAGCTCGTCGGCGAGCATCGTCGACTGGCCGGAGCCGAACAGAGCTTGGGCCTGATGCTGTTGATTGGCCGGCGACAGTCGCTCTTGATGCGGCTGCTGCGGCTGCTGCGGCTGCTgcggctgctgctgctgctgctgctgagtTTGTCTGCTGGCGGCGCATCGAGCATCGATGGCAAACAAATTCTCGCCATAGACTTGCGCCGgcggctgctgctgctgctggatATGATAGGGAAACTCTTGCTTGAGCGCCGTCGACAGAGACGAATGATCTTGGCCGGCGCCGCCGCCACAAAATGTCGCGCCGGCCGCCAAATTGAGAGCCGCCTGATGAGGCTGGTTGAAAGCCGGCGccggctgctgctgctgctgattGAAA includes the following:
- the LOC126804794 gene encoding uncharacterized protein LOC126804794 produces the protein MAFNQQQQQPAPAFNQPHQAALNLAAGATFCGGGAGQDHSSLSTALKQEFPYHIQQQQQPPAQVYGENLFAIDARCAASRQTQQQQQQQPQQPQQPQQPHQERLSPANQQHQAQALFGSGQSTMLADELLVQSHDLSTAGGLDCEQRSEPDELLEFGERRPHQHQQQPHQPAAGRNSTRYLAKSGRATMPVLDLDEDEDQDEEQTDDQDGESTSCSANSNRQLHG